In one Carassius carassius chromosome 12, fCarCar2.1, whole genome shotgun sequence genomic region, the following are encoded:
- the LOC132154293 gene encoding calcium-activated potassium channel subunit beta-3-like: MLLNQSPRGSFSVPVNITLQGVRRRHMRDVFYQQAQLQENGGKWRKERDMKWNEKARAQIPESSLGEERAILLGYAMMSFSVLMYFLVGIVMVKPSLYSDWKPNNCSWVQTDLVDELMDCRGIDSFKCLRVLVNSTPEKTLRLYNDEDTVKYRPKVQSFPQCFYTPKCQRNKTEQEAEASNIKHVFIMQGENMMCYLSDTYPNNAIFRRKYTIQMALYYLLWPSLLMFGGILLVGLVKLNQHLASLCAEISREEFLGKQSKLTKGRI; encoded by the exons ATGCTGTTGAATCAGTCCCCTCGGGGGTCTTTCAGTGTTCCTGTTAACATCACCCTGCAGGGTGTGCGACGACGACACATGCG GGATGTCTTCTACCAGCAAGCCCAACTGCAGGAAAATGGAGGCAAGTGGAGGAAAGAGAGAGATATGAAGTGGAATGAGAAAGCCAGAGCTCAAATCCCAGAGTCCAGTTTGGGAGAAGAAAGAGCCATTCTCTTGGGCTATGCCATGATGAGCTTCTCCGTCCTGATGTACTTTCTGGTGGGAATCGTGATGGTGAAACCAAGTCTATATAG TGACTGGAAACCTAACAACTGCTCATGGGTGCAGACTGATTTGGTGGATGAATTGATGGATTGCCGTGGCATTGATAGCTTTAAATGCCTGCGTGTTTTGGTGAACAGCACCCCTGAAAAAACACTCCGACTTTACAATGATGAAGACACTGTGAAATATAGGCCAAAGGTAC AATCTTTCCCTCAGTGTTTCTACACACCGAAATGCCAACGAAATAAGACAGAACAAGAGGCTGAGGCTAGTAACATCAAACATGTGTTCATTATGCAAGGGGAGAATATGATGTGCTATCTAAGTGATACATACCCAAATAACGCCATCTTTAGAAGGAAATACACCATTCAAATGGCCTTGTACTACCTGCTGTGGCCCAGCCTCTTGATGTTTGGTGGAATCCTCCTGGTGGGGCTGGTGAAGCTCAACCAGCATCTTGCTTCCCTCTGCGCTGAGATCAGTAGAGAGGAGTTTCTGGGCAAGCAGAGCAAACTGACAAAGGGAAGGATCTAG